A window from Streptomyces sp. NBC_00299 encodes these proteins:
- a CDS encoding STAS domain-containing protein: MPEQQAAKDQTDPAEEVGDFLRQRREQIAQRWADAALFRTVFTVSRDEAVEAGRAVVEALAAVAASGRVEDSEADGFNVVREQLARTAHSRARAGATLGQISAEMDALRQPVTDLLLDELSDAPAEHVRECTTALTVLMGTLRLVMQETTTVAGQELINRQRLELLEIATPVIKLWEGIVAVPLIGTLDSARSQVVMETLLDAVVEQHARIAILDITGVPTVDSLVAQHLMKTVAAARLMGAECIVSGIRPAIAQTIVHLGIDLSDVLTRASLADALAYALQQQGAHIVANPTATAELR; encoded by the coding sequence GTGCCGGAGCAGCAAGCGGCAAAAGATCAGACCGATCCGGCTGAGGAGGTCGGGGACTTCCTGCGGCAGCGCCGGGAGCAGATCGCACAGCGCTGGGCCGACGCGGCGCTTTTCCGCACCGTGTTCACCGTCTCCCGGGACGAGGCGGTGGAAGCCGGCCGGGCCGTGGTGGAGGCGCTCGCCGCGGTGGCCGCGTCGGGGCGTGTGGAGGACTCGGAGGCGGACGGATTCAACGTCGTCCGTGAGCAGTTGGCGCGCACGGCGCACTCCCGGGCGCGGGCCGGCGCCACCCTCGGGCAGATCTCGGCCGAGATGGACGCCCTGCGGCAACCCGTCACCGACCTCCTGCTCGACGAACTCTCCGACGCACCCGCCGAGCACGTCCGGGAGTGCACGACGGCCCTGACCGTCCTGATGGGCACGCTGCGCCTGGTGATGCAGGAGACGACGACGGTCGCGGGCCAGGAACTCATCAACCGACAGCGGCTCGAACTGCTCGAAATCGCCACCCCGGTGATCAAGTTGTGGGAAGGCATCGTCGCCGTACCGCTGATCGGCACGCTCGACAGCGCCCGCAGCCAGGTGGTGATGGAGACGCTCCTGGACGCCGTCGTGGAGCAGCACGCCCGCATCGCGATCCTGGACATCACCGGAGTGCCCACCGTGGACTCCCTGGTGGCGCAGCACCTGATGAAGACCGTGGCGGCGGCGCGTCTCATGGGAGCGGAGTGCATAGTCTCCGGGATCCGGCCGGCGATCGCGCAGACCATCGTCCACCTCGGCATCGACCTGAGCGATGTGCTCACCCGCGCCAGCCTCGCCGACGCCCTGGCCTACGCCCTTCAGCAGCAGGGCGCGCACATCGTGGCGAACCCCACAGCGACCGCGGAGCTGCGGTGA
- a CDS encoding MarR family winged helix-turn-helix transcriptional regulator: MGREPDPESAPDLVGRQLVDAVENLVSLWFSAVEETSPRLPPRHIRALRAVRRRPALNVTALAEHLRVGLPTASRLCDRLENAGLLRRCVDPGDRREVHLEVTAQGRTFLADVTDRLSLRLSTALDRVPPAQRAPLEQALRVFDEGAFPGAPKTAPEPGADAGPEH, encoded by the coding sequence ATGGGCCGCGAGCCGGATCCCGAAAGCGCCCCCGACCTCGTCGGCCGGCAACTCGTCGACGCCGTGGAGAACCTGGTGTCGCTCTGGTTCTCGGCGGTCGAGGAGACCAGTCCGCGGCTTCCGCCGCGCCACATACGTGCCTTGCGGGCCGTTCGCCGTCGACCGGCGCTCAACGTCACCGCCCTGGCCGAGCATCTGCGGGTCGGGCTGCCCACCGCCAGTCGGCTCTGCGACCGGCTCGAGAACGCCGGGCTGCTCCGGAGATGCGTGGATCCAGGCGACCGGCGTGAGGTGCACCTGGAGGTGACGGCGCAGGGGCGGACGTTCCTGGCGGACGTCACCGACCGGCTGTCGCTGCGGCTGTCCACCGCCCTCGACAGGGTTCCACCCGCACAGCGCGCGCCGCTCGAACAGGCGCTGCGTGTCTTCGACGAGGGCGCGTTCCCCGGCGCCCCCAAAACGGCACCGGAACCCGGCGCTGACGCCGGGCCCGAACACTGA
- a CDS encoding amidase, with protein sequence MRPSELSLVAASDAIRQRRLSPVELVDSVLDRVTEVEPQLGAYVTVVAEQARRSAMAAEREAASGRFRGALHGIPMGLKDLIDVAGLPTTASSRVRAGHRADSDSTVAARLTAAGAVLVGKTHTHEFAYGLTTPQTRNARNRGRVAGGSSGGSAVAVAAGTATFALGTDTGGSIRVPAALNGVVGLKPTYGLVPRHGVTPLSWSLDHVGPLTRTVADAAVVLSALAGHDPSDPASLPVPAEDYGRGAYGSRAVSADLTGVRVGVPRNYYFDRVDPQVETAVRRAIDRLETLGARLVEVEIPMTRYIQATQWGLMVPEATAYHERTLRAMPDLYGADVRILLEAGELMPAGDYLRAQRARALMRQEWARLLEQVDVIAAPTVPTTAVPADQETVTWSDGTVESASDAYVRLSAPANITGVPSLSLPVGHDGAGMPIGMQLLGRGLREAVLLRVGHAYELSVAAVAPLGTGAAKAKDSL encoded by the coding sequence ATGCGGCCGTCTGAGCTGTCCCTCGTCGCCGCGTCCGACGCGATACGGCAGCGGCGGCTGTCGCCGGTCGAGCTGGTCGACTCCGTCCTCGATCGCGTCACGGAGGTCGAGCCGCAGCTGGGGGCCTACGTCACGGTGGTGGCCGAGCAGGCGCGCCGGTCGGCGATGGCGGCCGAGCGTGAAGCGGCGTCGGGCCGTTTCCGGGGCGCGCTGCACGGGATCCCCATGGGCCTGAAGGACCTGATCGATGTCGCGGGCCTGCCGACCACGGCCAGCTCCCGGGTCCGGGCCGGTCACCGCGCCGACTCCGACAGCACGGTGGCCGCACGCCTGACGGCGGCGGGTGCGGTCCTGGTCGGCAAGACCCATACGCACGAGTTCGCCTACGGGCTGACCACCCCACAGACACGCAACGCCCGGAACCGGGGGCGGGTCGCGGGCGGCTCCAGTGGCGGGTCGGCCGTGGCCGTGGCGGCCGGGACCGCGACTTTCGCCCTGGGCACCGACACCGGCGGGTCGATCCGGGTGCCCGCCGCACTGAACGGCGTCGTCGGCCTGAAGCCGACGTACGGTCTGGTCCCCCGCCACGGCGTGACGCCGCTGTCCTGGTCGCTGGACCACGTCGGCCCCCTGACGCGGACGGTGGCGGACGCGGCCGTGGTCCTGTCCGCTCTCGCCGGACACGACCCCAGCGACCCGGCCTCACTGCCGGTCCCCGCCGAGGACTACGGGCGGGGTGCCTACGGGTCGAGGGCGGTGAGCGCGGACCTTACGGGGGTGCGCGTCGGAGTACCCCGCAACTACTACTTCGACCGCGTCGACCCGCAGGTCGAGACCGCGGTCCGCCGGGCCATCGACCGGCTGGAAACGCTCGGCGCACGGCTCGTCGAGGTCGAGATCCCGATGACGCGCTACATCCAGGCGACGCAGTGGGGCCTGATGGTTCCGGAGGCCACCGCCTATCACGAGCGGACGCTGCGTGCGATGCCCGACCTGTACGGGGCGGACGTACGCATCCTCCTCGAAGCCGGCGAGCTGATGCCCGCCGGGGACTATCTGCGCGCCCAGCGCGCCCGGGCTCTGATGCGGCAGGAGTGGGCACGGCTGCTGGAGCAGGTCGACGTGATCGCCGCCCCGACGGTCCCGACGACCGCGGTACCGGCCGACCAGGAGACGGTCACCTGGTCCGACGGCACGGTGGAGAGCGCCTCCGACGCCTATGTACGTCTCTCGGCCCCCGCCAACATCACGGGCGTACCCTCACTGTCCCTACCCGTCGGCCACGACGGCGCCGGGATGCCGATCGGCATGCAGCTCCTCGGGCGCGGCCTCCGGGAGGCCGTGCTCCTGCGGGTCGGGCACGCGTACGAGCTGAGCGTGGCCGCCGTCGCGCCCCTCGGCACCGGAGCCGCTAAGGCCAAGGATTCGCTTTAG
- a CDS encoding GYD domain-containing protein: MPKYLIQATYTPEGTKGLLKEGASGRRAAVEQVVSGLGGTVEAMYFAFGEHDFVCIIDFPDPVSMAAASLAVKASGALHTQATPLLTLEEIDEAARRQVAFRAPGK; the protein is encoded by the coding sequence ATGCCGAAGTACCTCATCCAGGCGACCTACACGCCCGAGGGCACCAAGGGGCTGCTCAAGGAGGGCGCGAGCGGTCGTCGCGCCGCTGTCGAACAGGTCGTCAGCGGACTCGGCGGCACCGTCGAAGCCATGTACTTCGCCTTCGGTGAGCACGACTTCGTGTGCATCATCGACTTCCCCGATCCCGTCTCCATGGCCGCCGCCAGCCTCGCCGTGAAGGCCAGTGGCGCCCTCCACACCCAGGCCACTCCCCTGCTGACCCTCGAAGAGATCGACGAGGCGGCCCGGCGGCAGGTCGCCTTCAGGGCTCCCGGCAAGTAG
- a CDS encoding TetR/AcrR family transcriptional regulator, whose product MARRQMVRPGGRSARVQESVHTAVRELASEVGRDALTVPLVAQRAGVTPSTIYRRWGDLQELLSDVAVERLRPETAPEEHGDLLSDLTAWAEQFLDEMASPTGRAYIRDALLGDPDGSNAGQCSEYAAEQIAVILGRAVERGEAVPDVETVIDRVVAPLMYRILFRPDGLDASYARHLVATSDSAGA is encoded by the coding sequence ATGGCTCGCAGACAGATGGTGCGCCCGGGCGGGCGCAGCGCCCGGGTTCAGGAGTCGGTCCACACCGCGGTACGCGAACTCGCCTCGGAGGTGGGGCGGGACGCCCTGACCGTGCCGCTCGTCGCCCAGCGCGCGGGGGTGACGCCGTCGACGATCTACCGCCGCTGGGGCGACCTCCAGGAACTCCTGTCGGACGTCGCCGTCGAGCGCCTGCGCCCGGAGACGGCGCCGGAGGAACACGGTGACCTGCTCTCCGACCTGACGGCCTGGGCCGAGCAGTTCCTGGACGAGATGGCCTCCCCCACGGGCCGCGCCTACATCCGCGACGCCCTGCTCGGCGACCCGGACGGCAGCAACGCCGGTCAGTGCTCGGAGTACGCGGCCGAACAGATCGCTGTCATCCTGGGCCGCGCGGTCGAGCGCGGGGAGGCCGTTCCCGACGTCGAGACGGTGATCGACCGCGTCGTCGCCCCCCTGATGTACCGCATCCTCTTCCGTCCGGACGGGCTGGACGCCTCCTACGCCCGTCACCTGGTGGCGACTTCCGACAGCGCAGGGGCGTGA
- a CDS encoding ATP-binding SpoIIE family protein phosphatase yields the protein MPRVWEVPVHDSTRVRGVRVAAGAAARCAGLAEDRVVAAELVATELATNLLKHAGGGQILLDLVGPSVPAYGDERISMVQIMAVDHGPGMRDSDAALRDGYSTAASLGAGLGTCRRTADDFGLHSTPGRGTIVMARIGPRPNRDPAGPLPVRAGGVNIPLAAAEFSGDAWACVRTSDHVTLMLADGLGHGPLAARASTAAVEAVRTAPHLPPAELLRRMHGALRDTRGAAAAVAQLDVTAGRLYFAGVGNVGARLHRRDSWHGLVSHPGIVGAHFPAHLPAHQETWTDDCLLVLHSDGLPSRWSPGPAVYAPTSLDPAVIAASIVRDASSAARPVRDDTAVVVLSPCPPDRSS from the coding sequence ATGCCGCGCGTCTGGGAGGTGCCGGTGCACGACTCGACCCGCGTACGCGGCGTGCGCGTGGCGGCCGGGGCTGCGGCCCGATGTGCCGGGCTCGCCGAGGACAGGGTCGTCGCCGCCGAGCTCGTGGCCACCGAACTCGCCACCAATCTGCTGAAGCACGCCGGTGGCGGGCAGATACTGCTCGACCTCGTGGGTCCGTCCGTTCCGGCCTACGGCGACGAGAGGATCTCCATGGTGCAGATCATGGCCGTCGACCACGGGCCGGGCATGCGCGACAGCGACGCGGCGTTGCGCGACGGCTACTCGACCGCCGCCTCCCTCGGTGCCGGTCTCGGCACCTGTCGGCGCACGGCCGACGACTTCGGTCTGCACAGCACACCCGGCCGGGGAACGATCGTCATGGCCAGGATCGGTCCCCGCCCGAACCGGGACCCCGCCGGCCCGCTTCCGGTGCGGGCCGGGGGAGTCAACATCCCCCTCGCGGCCGCGGAGTTCTCCGGCGACGCCTGGGCGTGCGTCCGGACGTCGGACCACGTGACGTTGATGCTGGCCGACGGCCTCGGCCACGGCCCTTTGGCGGCCCGTGCGTCCACCGCCGCGGTGGAGGCGGTGCGCACCGCGCCCCACCTGCCGCCGGCCGAGCTGCTGCGGCGGATGCACGGTGCCCTGCGCGACACCAGGGGCGCGGCCGCGGCCGTCGCGCAGCTCGACGTCACCGCCGGACGGCTGTACTTCGCCGGAGTGGGCAACGTGGGCGCCCGGCTGCACCGCCGCGACAGCTGGCACGGGCTGGTCTCGCACCCCGGCATCGTCGGCGCCCACTTCCCCGCACACCTCCCCGCGCACCAGGAGACCTGGACGGACGACTGCCTCCTGGTCCTGCACAGCGACGGCCTGCCGAGCCGCTGGAGTCCCGGCCCGGCCGTCTACGCCCCTACGTCCCTCGACCCCGCCGTGATCGCCGCGTCGATCGTGCGGGACGCCAGCAGCGCCGCCCGGCCGGTACGCGACGACACCGCCGTCGTCGTGCTGAGCCCCTGCCCTCCGGACCGCTCGTCATGA
- a CDS encoding MBL fold metallo-hydrolase, with the protein MRRTTHTPTADTAAPGSIPSWTVGDLTVHRIDEVLLPPATGPWLLPDATTDVVSRHDWLRPDFADHQGTLHLDSHSFAFEAGGLRVLVDTGIGNGKTRANPAWHNLRTGYLEHLTAAGFPPDSVDLVLLTHLHTDHVGWNTREVDGEWIPTFPNARYVTTRTEREFWAGYDMDEPRRHMFEDSVIPVEKAGLLDLVDVRPEGTDIAPGLRLLPTPGHTPGHVAVQLTDSGTSALITGDALHHPVQFAHPAIGSCVDIDPQQSEESRRKLIGSLAGTDTLVLGTHFPPPTAGRVITHGDAYRLRPVRAA; encoded by the coding sequence ATGCGCAGGACCACTCACACCCCAACGGCCGACACCGCCGCCCCGGGCTCCATCCCCTCCTGGACCGTGGGCGACCTCACCGTTCACCGCATCGACGAGGTCCTCCTGCCACCGGCGACCGGGCCCTGGCTGCTCCCCGACGCGACCACCGACGTGGTCTCACGGCACGACTGGCTGCGCCCCGACTTCGCCGACCACCAAGGCACCCTGCACCTCGACAGCCACAGCTTCGCCTTCGAAGCGGGCGGTCTGCGCGTGCTCGTCGACACCGGCATCGGCAACGGCAAGACGCGCGCGAACCCGGCCTGGCACAACCTGCGGACCGGCTACCTCGAGCACCTCACGGCCGCCGGATTCCCCCCGGACTCCGTAGACCTGGTCCTCCTCACCCACCTGCACACCGACCATGTCGGCTGGAACACCCGTGAGGTCGACGGCGAGTGGATTCCCACCTTCCCCAACGCCCGCTACGTCACCACCCGTACCGAGCGGGAGTTCTGGGCCGGGTACGACATGGACGAGCCGCGGCGGCACATGTTCGAGGACTCCGTGATCCCGGTCGAGAAGGCAGGGCTGCTCGACCTCGTCGACGTCCGGCCCGAGGGCACCGACATCGCCCCCGGACTGCGGCTGCTCCCCACCCCAGGCCATACCCCCGGCCACGTCGCCGTGCAGCTGACCGACAGCGGCACATCGGCGCTGATCACCGGCGACGCCCTCCATCACCCCGTCCAGTTCGCCCACCCCGCCATCGGCTCCTGCGTCGACATCGACCCGCAGCAGTCCGAGGAATCGCGCCGCAAGCTGATCGGCTCCCTGGCCGGTACGGACACCCTCGTGCTGGGCACGCATTTCCCGCCGCCCACCGCGGGCCGCGTGATCACACACGGGGACGCCTATCGGCTACGGCCGGTCCGAGCTGCCTGA
- a CDS encoding PP2C family protein-serine/threonine phosphatase, which yields MTRTWYVSSITDAAQARIATARLAAACGVPPVERTRLVSALTAQLKQCLTKGGDWRVGVAATLSTGGGAFNVEVAPAMRRPEDRQRPWRASVPCAEDADVSGGEHAADDPATLAEALFGADEDAALLLERLDEQEALVAVHREELHQTNQGVLALHADLDAAGRAQRELFDAEQKARKEAENARGRLTFLADASAALTASLNPEAIVRLLPALLVPRYARTVDVWLFDGVDEALRSGPHPAAAVRAARRGRPQYAADHPGGLPGVDDQPPSALDPGRPLLCIPLLTRRTSQGVLTLSPPDERWDADDAVMLIELTRRASIALENARRFEHNRDIAETLQRALLTDLPTTEGLTLAARYLPATRGLNIGGDWYDAFRQPDGSLITVIGDVTGHGLHAAVMMSQLRTALRAYAVDGSSPGQLLTRLHLFLHRLRLDLYATAVIARFHPDDPTLTWAAAGHPPPVLRTPDGQVHTLDAKPGAMLGIPLKQEIRDHTVPLPPGSTLALYTDGLVERRAHGIDPGIQRLTEVLGDFGPAELEDELDASADRLLHPLLHDSEHDDDVCLLLCHVHGEAQRQRAAEA from the coding sequence ATGACCCGTACCTGGTACGTCAGCAGCATCACCGACGCCGCGCAGGCCCGCATCGCCACGGCGCGGCTGGCCGCCGCGTGCGGAGTGCCCCCCGTCGAGCGCACCCGCCTGGTCTCCGCGCTCACCGCACAGCTGAAGCAGTGCCTCACCAAGGGCGGTGACTGGCGGGTCGGCGTGGCAGCGACCCTGTCAACCGGCGGGGGCGCCTTCAACGTCGAGGTGGCCCCGGCGATGCGCCGCCCAGAGGACCGGCAGCGCCCGTGGCGCGCGTCCGTCCCCTGCGCCGAGGACGCGGACGTCTCCGGCGGCGAGCACGCGGCCGACGATCCGGCGACGCTCGCCGAGGCCCTGTTCGGCGCCGACGAGGACGCGGCCCTGCTGCTGGAGCGGCTCGACGAGCAGGAGGCGCTGGTCGCCGTCCACCGCGAGGAACTCCACCAGACCAACCAGGGCGTACTGGCCCTGCACGCCGACCTGGACGCCGCGGGCCGGGCGCAGCGCGAGCTGTTCGACGCCGAGCAGAAGGCCCGCAAGGAGGCGGAGAACGCCCGCGGCCGACTGACCTTCCTGGCGGATGCCAGCGCCGCACTGACGGCCTCCCTCAACCCCGAGGCCATCGTGCGGCTCCTGCCCGCCCTGCTGGTGCCGAGATACGCGCGCACCGTCGACGTCTGGCTGTTCGACGGGGTCGACGAAGCGCTGCGCAGCGGCCCCCATCCGGCCGCCGCCGTCCGCGCCGCCCGCCGCGGGCGCCCGCAGTACGCCGCCGACCACCCCGGCGGCCTGCCCGGCGTCGACGACCAGCCGCCCTCAGCCCTCGACCCCGGCCGGCCCCTCCTGTGCATCCCCCTGCTCACCCGCCGGACCTCGCAGGGCGTGCTCACCCTGTCGCCCCCCGACGAGCGGTGGGACGCGGACGACGCCGTCATGCTCATCGAGCTGACCCGCAGGGCCAGCATCGCCCTGGAGAACGCCAGGCGCTTCGAGCACAACCGCGACATCGCCGAGACCCTGCAACGCGCCCTGCTGACCGACCTGCCCACCACGGAGGGTCTGACCCTGGCTGCGCGTTACCTCCCGGCCACCCGGGGCCTCAACATCGGCGGTGACTGGTACGACGCCTTCCGCCAGCCCGACGGCAGCCTCATCACCGTCATAGGCGACGTCACCGGCCACGGGCTGCACGCCGCGGTGATGATGAGCCAGTTGCGCACCGCCCTGCGCGCCTACGCCGTCGACGGCAGCAGCCCCGGCCAACTGCTGACGCGACTGCACCTCTTCCTGCACCGCCTGCGCCTGGACCTGTACGCCACCGCGGTCATCGCGCGTTTCCACCCGGACGACCCCACCCTCACCTGGGCCGCAGCCGGCCATCCGCCACCCGTACTGCGGACCCCCGACGGTCAGGTGCACACGCTCGACGCCAAGCCCGGTGCGATGCTCGGCATCCCGCTGAAACAGGAGATCCGCGACCACACCGTGCCACTCCCGCCCGGATCGACGCTGGCGCTGTACACCGACGGGCTCGTGGAACGCCGCGCCCACGGGATCGACCCCGGCATCCAGCGACTCACCGAGGTACTGGGCGACTTCGGCCCCGCGGAACTCGAAGACGAACTGGACGCATCGGCCGACCGGCTTCTGCACCCGCTGCTGCACGACTCCGAACACGACGACGACGTATGCCTGTTGCTGTGCCACGTGCACGGCGAGGCGCAGCGGCAACGGGCGGCGGAGGCCTGA
- a CDS encoding zinc-dependent alcohol dehydrogenase, protein MRAFVLTEPGAYEVQDLPAPAAAPGEVVVDVERVGVCGTDMEFFTGAMAYLHQGHSSYPMRPGHEWAGRVAAVGEGVDPAWTGRRVMGDTMLGCSSCRRCLRGHQHVCEKRQEVGIRGARAGALAEQLAVPASSLRALPDSVDAVLGALVEPGGNALRAAQAAAARAGDRALVVGPGTIGLLVAMFLRAAGAEVHLLDRPGRSPAFAHALGFEHVWDEGSLPDLPFDAVVDATNAAHLPRKALELVEPAGRVVYIGLAGEPSRIDTRALVLKDVTAVGILSASPGLDAAIRAYASGAVDPRPLVAATVTLGEVGPVLAGERPEGAGPGPKIHVDPARTVPARPRQAARTGRSR, encoded by the coding sequence ATGCGCGCGTTCGTCCTGACCGAGCCCGGCGCGTACGAGGTCCAGGACCTCCCGGCGCCGGCGGCCGCACCGGGTGAAGTCGTCGTCGACGTCGAGCGGGTCGGCGTGTGCGGCACCGACATGGAGTTCTTCACCGGCGCCATGGCGTACCTCCACCAAGGGCACTCCTCCTACCCGATGCGGCCTGGGCACGAGTGGGCCGGGCGGGTCGCGGCGGTCGGCGAGGGCGTCGACCCGGCCTGGACCGGGCGTCGCGTCATGGGCGACACGATGCTGGGCTGCAGCAGCTGCCGACGCTGTCTCCGGGGGCATCAGCACGTGTGCGAGAAGCGCCAGGAGGTCGGCATCCGGGGCGCGCGGGCCGGGGCGCTGGCGGAGCAACTCGCCGTACCGGCGTCCTCGTTGCGCGCGCTGCCCGACTCGGTCGACGCGGTACTGGGCGCGCTCGTCGAGCCGGGCGGCAATGCCCTGCGCGCGGCACAGGCCGCGGCGGCCCGCGCCGGGGACCGTGCTCTCGTCGTGGGGCCCGGGACCATCGGTCTCCTGGTCGCGATGTTCCTTCGGGCGGCGGGCGCGGAGGTCCACCTACTGGATCGCCCCGGCCGCTCCCCCGCGTTCGCCCACGCCCTGGGCTTCGAACACGTATGGGACGAGGGGTCCCTGCCGGACCTGCCCTTCGACGCGGTCGTCGATGCCACGAACGCGGCCCATCTGCCGCGGAAAGCACTGGAGTTGGTCGAACCGGCCGGCCGGGTCGTGTACATCGGGCTGGCCGGTGAGCCGAGCAGGATCGACACTCGCGCGCTCGTGCTCAAGGACGTGACGGCGGTGGGCATCCTGTCGGCCTCGCCCGGCCTGGACGCCGCCATCCGCGCCTACGCGTCCGGAGCGGTCGACCCCAGGCCCCTCGTCGCAGCGACCGTCACTCTCGGCGAGGTCGGCCCGGTTCTCGCGGGTGAGCGACCGGAGGGTGCCGGGCCCGGCCCGAAGATCCATGTGGACCCGGCCCGGACGGTGCCGGCGCGGCCGCGTCAGGCAGCTCGGACCGGCCGTAGCCGATAG
- a CDS encoding anti-sigma regulatory factor produces the protein MTHSTGSVSACLPIHSDLDLVRVRQHVRQMTAQLGFGLVEQTKLVTAASELARNALVHGGGGQMECVEVTSGGIQGLRLVFSDEGPGIADLDQALSDGYTSGGGLGMGLGGSRRLVHEFAIDSSRGNGTTVTVTSWIAGPPRPREAP, from the coding sequence GTGACCCACAGCACCGGCAGTGTCTCCGCCTGCCTGCCGATCCACTCGGACCTCGATCTGGTGCGGGTGCGGCAGCATGTGCGGCAGATGACCGCCCAACTCGGGTTCGGCCTGGTCGAGCAGACCAAACTCGTCACGGCGGCCAGTGAGCTGGCGCGCAACGCCCTCGTGCACGGCGGTGGGGGACAGATGGAGTGTGTGGAGGTGACCAGCGGCGGGATACAGGGGCTGCGTCTCGTCTTCAGCGACGAGGGCCCCGGCATCGCCGACCTGGACCAGGCCCTCAGCGACGGCTACACGTCCGGTGGTGGGCTCGGGATGGGGCTGGGCGGATCCCGGCGCCTGGTCCACGAGTTCGCCATCGACAGCAGCCGTGGCAACGGCACCACCGTGACGGTGACGTCCTGGATCGCCGGGCCGCCCCGTCCGCGTGAGGCGCCCTGA
- a CDS encoding STAS domain-containing protein, translating to MTGVATFPYEGHVPVLRLGGVLLVTLQGDLYDSTAEQLRQDIGETVSDSAIRGVVIDLSGVEIVDSFMGRVLSDVAAMTRLLAAQTVVAGMRPAVAITLVELGLTLPGLRTALNTEEAMHLLGAEVSALPRGRLARQERP from the coding sequence GTGACGGGCGTGGCCACCTTCCCGTACGAAGGCCATGTGCCCGTACTGAGGCTCGGCGGGGTCCTTCTGGTCACCCTCCAGGGAGACCTGTACGACAGCACGGCGGAGCAGCTCCGGCAGGACATCGGCGAGACGGTCTCCGACAGCGCGATCAGAGGTGTGGTCATCGACCTGTCCGGGGTCGAGATCGTCGACTCCTTCATGGGCCGCGTGCTCAGTGACGTCGCGGCCATGACCAGGCTGCTGGCGGCTCAGACCGTGGTGGCCGGGATGCGCCCGGCGGTGGCCATCACCCTGGTGGAACTCGGCCTGACGTTGCCGGGGCTGCGCACCGCCCTCAACACCGAGGAGGCCATGCACCTGCTCGGCGCCGAGGTGTCGGCCCTGCCCCGCGGCCGGCTCGCACGCCAGGAGCGCCCGTGA